The Bombus pascuorum chromosome 4, iyBomPasc1.1, whole genome shotgun sequence genomic interval ttaattattattattattattattattaataaaaaaaataatctttgttGCGGGTTATTTTCTAAAGAGCGTAAGTGTTATTCTACTCTCCTATACCTCCATGTTTTAGCGTTTCTTTTTACGTTAACGATTAGCAAGCGAAACGAAAATTCAACCGTCCTCCGGTCTATGacggaagaaaatatttcggtGACGAAGCACCGAATCTGCCGCTgtcgagaaaataattttccaacagACATTCGGCTAACCAAGGATTTCTGTTTTCAGCGTGTTGGTACCGGCTACCCATCGGTTTCGAGACGTATCCTTGCGACACCTGCGGCAGACAGTACAGGAGGGTGATATCGTTGCAACGGCACAAGAGACTCGAGTGCGGAAAGGAGGCTCAGTTCGAGTGTGTAATATGCCACTCGAAATTCAAGCACAAACACAGTTTATTGAGACACTATAACGTTCACGTGGCGGACGTGAAGAAATCGAGCAACTCTGAACGCGAACAGAGGTCGGCTTGACAGGCGAAACTGGAGAACCGGATGCGTGAAAAGAGAAGTTACGGCTGTTAACGGTTTCCACGCCTATTCTTTCATTCGTTATCATCGATTACGAATTTACGTTTTAAAACGTATTAACTGCTCTCGAATTGCCATTTCGAGATTTCACATTTCCGAGGatttttgttcgttttattgatttccattttaatcgaAACTGTATGAACATCGAATATCGTTACTAGTATTTGAAGAGTATCGAATAATACATAAACGATGGTTGCAATTACTTTCAATCAAAGGTTACAATTCAACGCTATAacaaagacgaagaaagaatatGACGATGAATGTGTTTGCATGATACATAATTGCCAAGGAAGCGGAAAGTTTcgtttgtattatattattgtcgTCAACAACGTCATCGATAAATGTTACGGGATAGAGCTTATTTTATGTTTGTTCTTTCATAGATATGAATTTTAAGACGCATTGAAATTTGCAAGAATTTGCTCTGTTTCGGTTATTCATTTGCAGAATTTGATCATTTCcttaaaacgaataaaaattacatcttCCAACGTGCTTCTTATTTGTTACACGacacgttatatattttgtttgtttttatttctaatttgcTAGCCAACAACTTGCAATCAACACCGTTTCTGTTGCAACTTCCTTGTGTAAGTTTCATTTGGTTGTTTCCTAGGCGAAGGTGTTATTCTGTTTTTTGTGTCGAAAGTTCATGATATCAACGAACATTATCTACATCGTTCCTTTCCGTTTCAGGTTATTGGCTGCAACTTTATccaaaaaacgaaaatacgATCGAGGTACAGCAACCAGTACCAGCAAGTAATTCAAGAAATCGAGGCATCTTCCAATCCAGTCGAATGACACGCGGACAGTTAACGTACAAATGTACAAATTGCAATCGTTCCTACATGAGAATGTCTTGCTTGAAGAGGCATTTACGAGTTGAATGTGGTCAAGCGCCGAAATATCAGTGTAAAATATGCCATGGTTGGTTCAAATACAAGCATAACTTGACGGCACATTGGAAACTGCACGTCGAGGAGCCGAAACATAATTGCGACCTGTGCCCAAAAAAGTTTTACAGACGAGACAGATTGCTGGAACATCAAAAGAGGTTGCATAATGTTCTTCCAACGTTATGAGATTCTCATTGGATTTACACGCGTTAATGAAACAATCTTGCAAAGTTTCAACTTTATATGCTGCCTTTCGAAAGATGCCAACGACGTTCTTACGTTTTGTTTCACGTTGTATCGCAGTTTAATCGATCGTTGTGTTTGATCTATCATCGAGAAATAGTGTGTAATAATTTGAccaggagaaaaaaaaaaaagaagcggaaagaaagaaaagggcaAGAAAGAACGTAGAAACAATATCCACGTGTTTCGTAATCGATACAAATCGGTCGTTACGAATGCCATTCAGTTTGAACAAAAAAATTCCGACGAATCGCTGATCGTTAATTGgccattttcttctattagATATTTGCGCTGCCTTATTCTTACGAGATTAGGCGAGTTTAATACAACAAAGATTTTAACAACAAACACctacgtatttatatatgcaGCTCTTGCATATGCTCCTTAATCTCACCAAAGAATCGAATATAAGTATGCAAGCTCGTGAGTTAAGTTAATGCAGCGATTTCTTCTCTTATAGTACTTGCACGCGGATAAAGCTTGTAGAAACGTATGCTGGAAAACGCAAGGTACAAAATCGTTccagatttaattttattacaaatcaGTGTATcattattgttgttattgttgttacTCTTGAAGTCTTGTAGGAAAGACGATAAAATTGAAGCGTTATAATTGCTCTTTCCTACAACAGTGCAATGTACGCTTCAAATAAATGACAATATATACGAATCATgctttctttaataatttaacttttcatCATTTTCTCTCAATGTATCGTTTGttcctcttttcttcgtcGTATAGGTgtggatatattttgtaatgaaataatatatggATATGTACGTATTGTCTTCGTTCAGGAATAAACATTGAACAGTGGTTCGATCGTGTGCGgtacagtatatatcgttttaatgAACGAGTCAATCATGTAGATCGGTAGTAGCTAATACGAGCCGAGAGAGGAATAGTAGTATATCCATATTTGATTTTTCAGGTGGCGCGGTTCGCTGGAAACTCGCAGTGGTCCAAGTGACGCCGTACCAGTGTCCAAAAtgcttcaaatattttaaatcgtCGAAATCTTGCTGCAATCATCGAAGCACGTGCGGCACAGACAAGAAATTTCGTTGCGCCTTTTGTGATTATCGGTCTCATCAAAAGGGAAACGTTCTTCGACATCTTGCCACGCAGCATCCTGAAGCGGGTCAGAAGAAACGAGTCAACTGCGTTCTAAAAACCAACGATTGTGAGAAGATTGCTTTATCGTCGAATGTAAAGTACAAGTAAACGTCTGCAAGTAGCGGAAAGAGTGTGTGTATCGAAAATTGCAACGTAATTCCACGATCTCTTCGATTTCGTCTTCGTCATCGAATTTGTGTAAACTATTGTATCGTATGCTTGGCATGCCCTTCAAACGATGTAAAGTTGAAGAGTGAtgaaaaagtgtggacaaaaGTAGTGttgtatttattgtaactaATCCTAAGAAGGTTATTTCTCCGTCTGTTTCGTGCTGTATTCGTACGTCCGTTGTGCGATTTATTTCTCCATTAGACGTAGATAATCGAGAATTGGATTGTTTACCGACTCTCCAGAGAAGTACGTTCTCCTATTCTATTTGTTTGCGAACGATCGTTTGCTAAAAAATAATCCGACGTGGTACAACGTGACATCGATTGTGTGCATTCGATCGGTGGCAACGCAAGCTAACGCGCGTAAAGTTACGCAAAGAGAATAAAAGTTTCCCTCGTACTTGATGAACATTGCACGTTATATACGCATATTACGCAAGGAAGGCTACGTTTCGTCAGGTTACAAGCTGGCTTGTTGAGACTAAGCCGATCGAAACGCAGCGATTATCAGGTTGCTTCGAACACAGTATGTATTGTACTAAATGTGTGCTCGGTTACAGTGGTGCAGAGACGTGGCGCGAAACACAGGACAGATCTaaagttctttttttcttttcccgaTTCCAGATGACACGAACGGGAGCAAAGCTACCGAGGAGAACGCCGATCTGCCCGTTCAAGCATGGAAGATCCAGGAACAGGGGCCACCATTCGCCGAGTTGAAGATACCAAAGGCTTACAACTACGTTGGCAAGAAGCCACCAGGACAATTTGGCTGTAGTAGATGCGGAAGATCGTACATGAGGAAGGATTCGTTACAACGGCACGTTCATTGGGAATGCGGCAAGGAACCTCAGTTTCAATGTCCGTTCTGTCCTCAGCGATGTAAACGGAAGGCTCACTGGTTGCGACATATTCGCCGACAGCACCTGGACAAAATTGGAGACATGGAGGCCTATTTGCTAGCTTACTCGCCGAAGCTCGAAATCGACTAAATGGGCAAACGTTTCGATTTCCATTTGTCGAGAACTCGAACGATCAACATTCGAATTTTGCTCTATGCTATAATTGTCCAAAATTCGTTGCGATCGATCTCTTACGTCTGCCATTTACTTTTTCCCTCCTACTTGGTGCCAGCTTtcggaaaaattattatcaatttaaaatataaatttctccCGTAAAGCCTGGTAACATTCGCGTTGTGCgtatttgcttttttttctttttttttttttttgtaccaATATATGACGAACaacgaaatgaaaacgaaTCGCGAAAGCAGCTTCTAGGGATGTTCGATAAAATTCAAGAATTGATTTTAGTGGAATTTAGTTTGCTTctcgaaaattgaaattaagacAAAAAAGTATCGACATTTTGACCTGtgttttaacgataaattttatcgataaatctttttttatcttttttttacacTATCCTgatgcatatatatatttgtattattcatatatatttatttatttagcgaGAAAGGTTGTACCAATGAAATATACGTCTCAGGTTGTTAAAATAAGCAAAATTAGCTTTACTCTTGAAACAAAAGTAaagcaaagataa includes:
- the LOC132906133 gene encoding zinc finger protein 32-like, which gives rise to MYPTFITAGHFKETGTFPCWYRLPIGFETYPCDTCGRQYRRVISLQRHKRLECGKEAQFECVICHSKFKHKHSLLRHYNVHVADVKKSSNSEREQRSVIGCNFIQKTKIRSRYSNQYQQRHLRVECGQAPKYQCKICHGWFKYKHNLTAHWKLHVEEPKHNCDLCPKKFYRRDRLLEHQKRLHNLLHMLLNLTKESNISMQARGAVRWKLAVVQVTPYQCPKCFKYFKSSKSCCNHRSTCGTDKKFRCAFCDYRSHQKGNVLRHLATQHPEAGQKKRVNCVLKTNDCEKIALSSNVKYK
- the LOC132906371 gene encoding zinc finger protein 226-like — its product is MREKRSYWLQLYPKNENTIEVQQPVPASNSRNRGIFQSSRMTRGQLTYKCTNCNRSYMRMSCLKRHLRVECGQAPKYQCKICHGWFKYKHNLTAHWKLHVEEPKHNCDLCPKKFYRRDRLLEHQKRLHNVLPTL